The following are from one region of the Anolis carolinensis isolate JA03-04 unplaced genomic scaffold, rAnoCar3.1.pri scaffold_15, whole genome shotgun sequence genome:
- the LOC103281800 gene encoding uncharacterized protein LOC103281800, translated as MLSTLLDFFLFFLLRLAATQNLSKIQDPYKQECVERQIHCHQKAVCQQDELTLDFYCRCLPGYRGDGIRICQDPVFRVTVSNASACDDVGVQVCHLMVTEPNVTFNVSVSTSGNVPPYIVQWYKFYSGQSPQFNSYRRRLGDTLRVVMGHHGLALTLLSIKEDDFYPNLFWAEVRLHPSPDKPAKAEVYDLTVFEMLNPSSLRYYFVLDSRPIELGEFLEGDAVAIYLPQYLQLSPSSFVQWTKEPRPMAVLGSSPVVLVDATEGIEIGSLKEQDFGYIRALVYDFSPDLPGRVLVAQRLFLVKKDISKTCVGNRNAANCYCKPGFEGNGVHCVDVDECADGTSCLPEAECVNIYGSYLCRCPEGFEGDGRVTCIDVDECIKGSHSCNRDAVCLNTLGSYDCMCQSGFVGDGIHCRAKSTWTPWSPWSVCSATCGFQNRIRIRRCTHPESGMRCVGPSADLKPCLDLPSCPVDGHWSEWSPWSMCTETCAGVKERIRTCDSPGPSGGGKPCQGEKVQFAMCESKPCPVDGGWSAWTSWTPCPVSCGLAIVSRTRQCNVPAPKHGGKTCSGHGYEEGSCGFPAAFCQYLTKPYESTISRKPVD; from the exons ATGCTGTCCACCCTCCTggattttttcctcttcttcctcttacgCCTCGCCGCGACGCAAAATCTGAGCAAGATCCAAG ATCCATATAAACAGGAATGCGTTGAAAGACAGATTCATTGTCACCAGAAGGCAGTTTGTCAACAAGATGAGCTCACGTTGGATTTCTACTGCCGTTGCTTACCGGGATACAGAGGAGACGGGATACGCATCTGCCAAG ACCCTGTATTTCGTGTCACCGTGTCCAACGCATCTGCCTGCGATGACGTGGGAGTTCAAGTGTGTCATCTCATGGTAACGGAACCAAACGTCACCTTCAATGTCTCGGTCTCCACCTCCGGCAACGTCCCACCGTACATCGTGCAGTGGTACAAATTCTACTCTGGACAAAGCCCGCAATTCAACAG TTATCGAAGAAGGCTGGGCGACACTCTGAGGGTGGTTATGGGCCACCACGGCCTGGCGCTGACCCTGCTTTCCATCAAGGAGGACGATTTTTACCCAAACCTTTTCTGGGCGGAAGTGAGGCTGCACCCATCGCCGGACAAACCAGCCAAGGCGGAGGTGTACGATCTGACGGTCTTTGAGATGTTGAATCCGTCTAGCTTGAGATACTACTTTGTGCTGGACAGCAGACCTATAG AGCTGGGCGAGTTCTTGGAAGGGGATGCTGTCGCCATTTACTTGCCCCAGTACCTCCAGCTTTCTCCTTCCAGCTTTGTCCAGTGGACCAAGGAGCCGCGGCCAATGGCAGTGCTGGGCAGCTCTCCGGTGGTCCTGGTTGACGCCACGGAAGGGATCGAGATCGGAAGCTTAAA GGAACAAGATTTTGGCTACATCCGAGCACTGGTTTACGATTTCAGCCCCGACCTTCCCGGACGTGTGTTGGTAGCTCAGAGGCTCTTCCTCGTGAAGAAAG ATATCAGCAAAACGTGTGTTGGGAATCGCAACGCGGCCAACTGTTACTGCAAGCCCGGATTTGAGGGAAACGGTGTACACTGTGTCG aCGTGGATGAGTGTGCGGACGGGACGAGCTGCCTTCCAGAGGCAGAGTGTGTCAACATCTACGGGTCTTATTTGTGCCGCTGCCCGGAAGGTTTCGAAGGAGACGGTCGGGTCACCTGCATAG ACGTGGATGAATGCATAAAGGGAAGCCATTCCTGCAACCGCGACGCAGTGTGCTTGAACACTTTGGGCTCTTACGACTGCATGTGCCAAAGCGGGTTCGTTGGCGACGGCATCCACTGCAGAG CCAAAAGCACCTGGACCCCTTGGTCTCCGTGGTCCGTCTGTTCCGCCACCTGCGGCTTCCAGAACCGGATCCGGATCCGCCGGTGCACTCACCCGGAGAGCGGCATGCGCTGTGTGGGTCCTTCTGCCGACCTCAAGCCGTGCCTTGACCTCCCGTCTTGTCCCG TGGATGGCCACTGGTCAGAATGGTCACCCTGGTCGATGTGTACGGAGACGTGTGCAGGGGTCAAGGAACGGATCCGGACCTGTGACAGCCCTGGACCTTCCGGAGGAGGGAAGCCGTGCCAAGGAGAGAAGGTCCAGTTCGCCATGTGTGAGAGCAAACCGTGTCCAG TGGACGGAGGGTGGTCTGCTTGGACCTCGTGGACTCCTTGCCCCGTCTCCTGCGGACTCGCCATTGTGAGCCGAACCCGGCAATGCAACGTTCCGGCCCCAAAACACGGAGGGAAGACCTGCAGTGGCCACGGATATGAGGAAGGCTCCTGCGGATTTCCA GCGGCTTTCTGTCAATACCTGACAAAACCCTATGAATCGACGATATCAAGGAAACCGGTTGACTGA
- the ccdc27 gene encoding coiled-coil domain-containing protein 27: MEKAFTLMQKGFNELQEVGPRRQKNVLWKPPNSDKIHPSKASKAVREYYQKQAEERRTNPAVSGYTPQMEELQKSFLMRPGCPRYSHRATSTSHLETNFPVPIELPCNISTISLSSQLSLDEWAMVFQEPDLLESRSYVKFHPSSDSSALSGLTKWQSYTEGCIPDIQLKSHTKGKVPWYISALHEKDISLQKLGDELNRLARCEAECARKEDVISILREEVEALQKQLHKGGEAAAEDEEKEIPGESIKKESADARPHKRGFSLPIHLDHTHIVEDFLREMEPRQSEISQVDETSGLENLSDTLLKDQAELEQFEKEFMEIQQREIMELGDEMFLDGGSKESKEGLEDEAEAEPTYETDEELVVRKLFEFQSMNVELYEELQKAKDDYEVATGAISSLQRQLSYEGSQLRRAHAEQEMLQKELRERGVQLEAMSQKFCNLREERKHEEMMGSIERENNKLQQDISDLESKLADKSQLIDNLESSVNQLQSQLLVNHHHIGRQMTQQNELQRQLEVLQRVEQQTRVTLESISARFDRFRSRIIQATYSTPGTKSPQAEITDEEVLEALQKIISDRLEFHQLLKQKGIKVPSLVSSEPTTPTGHKKKSPSR, from the exons ATGGAGAAAGCGTTCACCTTGATGCAGAAGGGCTTCAACGAACTGCAAGAGGTGGGGCCCCGCCGGCAAAAGAATGTGCTGTGGAAGCCTCCGAACAGCGACAAAATACACCCCAGCAAAGCGTCCAAAGCAGTGCGGGAGTACTACCAAAAGCAG GCTGAGGAGCGAAGGACCAATCCCGCCGTGTCGGGCTACACCCCGCAAATGGAAGAATTGCAGAAGTCCTTCCTGATGCGACCCGGGTGCCCGAGATACAGCCACAGGGCCACCTCCACGTCTCATCTAG AAACCAACTTCCCGGTGCCGATTGAGCTGCCCTGCAACATCAGCACGATCAGCCTCTCCTCCCAACTGTCTTTGGACGAATGGGCGATGGTCTTCCAGGAGCCAGATCTCTTGGAATCAAGGAGTTATGTCAAAT TCCATCCATCCTCAGACTCGTCGGCTCTTTCTGGCTTGACAAAGTGGCAGAGTTACACCGAAGGCTGCATCCCCGATATCCAACTGAAGAGCCACACGAAAGGCAAAGTCCCCTGGTACATTTCTGCCCTTCATGAGAAG GACATCTCTCTGCAGAAACTGGGGGACGAGCTGAACCGCCTGGCCCGCTGTGAAGCAGAATGTGCCCGGAAGGAGGACGTGATCTCCATCCTCCGGGAAGAAGTGGAAGCCCTGCAGAAGCAGCTCCACAAGGGAGGAGAGGCGGCGGCCGAGGACGAAGAGAAG GAGATTCCaggagaatccataaaaaagGAAAGTGCCGACGCCCGGCCGCACAAGCGGGGCTTCTCGCTGCCGATCCATCTGGATCACACGCACATCGTGGAGGACTTCCTTCGGGAAATGGAGCCTCGCCAGTCGGAAATATCCCAAGTGGATGAAACCTCTGGGCTGGAGAACCTGAGCGATACGCTGCTGAAGGACCAGGCGGAGCTGGAGCAGTTCGAGAAGGAG TTTATGGAAATACAGCAGAGAGAGATCATGGAGCTTGGGGACGAGATGTTCCTCGACGGAGGGTCCAAAGAGTCGAAGGAGGGTCTGGAGGACGAAGCGGAGGCCGAACCCACGTACGAAACGGACGAAGAGCTCGTCGTGCGCAAACTCTTTGAGTTCCAGAGCATGAACGTCGAGCTTTACGAGGAATTGCAGAAGGCCAAGGACGATTATGAGGTGGCCACGG gAGCGATTTCTTCCTTGCAAAGGCAGCTGTCTTATGAGGGATCCCAGCTCCGGAGGGCTCACGCCGAGCAGGAAATGCTGCAGAAGGAGCTGAGAGAGCGGGGTGTCCAGCTGGAAGCAATGTCTCAGAAA TTTTGCAACCTGCGAGAGGAGAGGAAGCACGAAGAAATGATGGGGTCCATCGAGAGGGAGAATAATAAGCTTCAACAG GATATTTCCGACCTGGAGTCCAAACTCGCCGACAAGAGCCAGCTGATTGACAATTTAGAAAGCAGCGTCAACCAGCTCCAGTCCCAGTTGCTCGTGAACCATCACCACATTGGGAGGCAGATGACCCAGCAGAACGAGCTCCAGCGGCAACTGGAAGTCCTGCAACGCGTGGAGCAGCAAACCAGAGTCACGCTGGAAAGCATCAGCGCCCGG TTTGACAGATTTCGCAGCAGGATCATCCAGGCGACGTACAGCACCCCGGGGACCAAGTCGCCCCAGGCCGAAATCACCGACGAGGAAGTCTTGGAAGCTTTGCAG aaaatcatcaGCGACCGCTTGGAGTTCCACCAGTTGTTGAAGCAAAAAGGCATCAAGGTCCCGTCGCTGGTCAGCTCCGAACCCACCACCCCGACCGGTCACAAGAAGAAGAGCCCGAGCCGATAA